One genomic region from Candidatus Neomarinimicrobiota bacterium encodes:
- a CDS encoding M14 family metallopeptidase produces MSTFYRTLTSVALLVSLLSSQEEIQFPLKIDGVRYSSDIPEPQDVIGHSIGTRHTRPHQIVEYFNAVAEVSRRVIVRQHATTWEGRRLIHAVVTSPENHSRLESIRENNLRMFDSAGGISDKDLGTMPGIVYLGYSIHGNEASGSEAAVLTLYHLAAGQGREIRDLLEHNVILIDPMLNPDGRDRFVDWANSNRSNVITSDGQDREHNEPWPGGRTNHYWFDLNRDWLPAEHPESNGRIALFHHWQPQLLLDFHEQGKDARYFLMPGIPSRNNPNTPNGVFDLTNRLADYLAQSLEEIGTIYFTKERFDDFYYGKGSTYPDVNGAVGILCEQSSSRSLLTETSSGLLSYPFSIRNHFTTSFGTLRGFADMRVDFLKHQRDFFKDAAETAKGNPVKAYVISLDERRTRAQLLIRTLQKHRVRIHKLDRKVTIDKKIYKPEKSVIIPMNQPQTRFIKAVMETVTEYRDSLFYDVSAWTLPLAYGVRYGAVRQSPRGMIGDAIGEMSLDGGELIGGKASFAYLMSWDRYFAPRALYRILDAGIYPSVAKEPFQMEIDGKVTSFDRGTITIPLIQRDAGSNLEPSDVHGLMETIVREDHVTVYALTSGLASKGPDLGSPGNALLKKPAVAVLSGRGTGAYQVGEVRHLLNEKMNTPLSLLDAEAVKGADLRDYTTLVLVNGSYSRLDSTAAAKVGRWVNDGGNLIAFEGGAKWVVDNKLMDESLKSAEKDTLDIPYNKIAAARGAQRIGGSIFEAKLDITHPVAFGYDDRVALFRRNTNFYKKSAKPGANVGIYTDTPLLSGYISEDNLAKIEGTAAIIARRSGRGSVVLFADNLNFRAFWYGTNGLFLNAVFFGQTF; encoded by the coding sequence CAGGAGGAGATACAGTTCCCGCTGAAGATTGACGGCGTCCGCTATTCATCTGACATTCCTGAGCCACAGGATGTCATCGGCCACAGTATCGGTACACGTCACACAAGGCCGCACCAGATCGTTGAATATTTCAACGCCGTAGCTGAAGTGAGCCGGCGAGTCATCGTACGTCAGCACGCCACTACTTGGGAAGGGCGACGTCTGATACATGCCGTCGTAACATCGCCGGAAAACCATAGCCGGCTGGAATCGATTCGTGAGAACAACCTGCGCATGTTTGACTCAGCGGGCGGGATTTCGGACAAGGATCTGGGGACCATGCCGGGAATCGTCTACCTCGGCTATTCAATCCACGGCAACGAGGCCAGCGGCTCGGAAGCGGCTGTTCTTACCCTCTATCATCTGGCGGCAGGACAAGGCAGGGAAATCCGTGACCTACTTGAGCATAATGTCATCCTTATCGATCCAATGCTGAATCCTGACGGGCGTGATAGGTTCGTGGACTGGGCCAACAGCAACCGCAGCAATGTGATCACCTCAGACGGGCAGGATCGGGAACACAACGAGCCGTGGCCGGGCGGACGCACCAATCACTACTGGTTCGATCTCAACCGCGACTGGCTCCCCGCGGAACACCCGGAGTCAAACGGAAGAATAGCGCTCTTCCATCACTGGCAGCCTCAGCTTCTACTCGATTTTCACGAACAGGGGAAAGACGCCAGATACTTCCTCATGCCGGGCATTCCGAGCCGCAACAATCCTAATACGCCCAATGGTGTCTTCGATCTGACCAACAGACTGGCTGATTATCTTGCCCAATCGCTGGAGGAGATTGGAACGATCTATTTCACCAAAGAGCGCTTCGACGATTTCTATTACGGCAAAGGTTCTACCTACCCCGATGTGAACGGCGCTGTGGGAATCTTGTGTGAACAATCGTCGTCCCGTTCCCTTCTGACTGAAACCAGCTCAGGTCTCCTCTCTTATCCCTTTTCCATCCGCAACCATTTTACTACATCATTCGGCACCCTTAGAGGATTCGCTGATATGCGTGTCGATTTCCTGAAACATCAGCGTGATTTTTTCAAGGATGCGGCCGAAACCGCCAAAGGAAATCCTGTAAAGGCTTACGTCATAAGTCTTGACGAGAGACGCACACGAGCACAACTGCTGATTAGGACACTTCAGAAACACAGGGTGCGCATTCACAAGTTGGATCGAAAAGTCACCATCGACAAAAAGATCTATAAACCGGAGAAATCGGTTATCATCCCCATGAACCAGCCGCAGACCCGTTTCATCAAAGCGGTTATGGAGACAGTGACAGAATACCGGGATTCACTCTTTTACGACGTTTCCGCATGGACGCTACCCCTTGCATACGGTGTCCGTTACGGTGCTGTCAGACAGAGTCCGCGAGGCATGATCGGTGACGCCATCGGAGAGATGTCGCTGGATGGCGGTGAACTTATAGGCGGCAAAGCTTCCTTTGCCTACCTCATGTCATGGGACCGCTATTTCGCTCCGCGGGCACTCTACCGCATTCTTGACGCCGGCATCTATCCTTCCGTAGCAAAAGAACCGTTCCAGATGGAGATAGATGGGAAAGTAACTTCGTTTGACAGAGGCACCATTACCATCCCTCTGATTCAGAGGGATGCCGGCAGTAATCTGGAGCCGTCTGATGTCCACGGTCTCATGGAGACAATCGTCCGCGAAGATCACGTCACGGTTTATGCGTTGACCAGTGGTCTTGCCTCAAAGGGGCCTGATCTGGGAAGTCCAGGCAATGCACTGCTGAAAAAACCGGCTGTGGCTGTGCTGTCGGGCCGCGGAACTGGCGCCTATCAGGTGGGAGAGGTGAGACATCTGCTGAACGAGAAGATGAATACGCCGCTGTCACTTCTGGATGCGGAAGCTGTAAAGGGAGCAGATCTGAGGGATTATACCACCCTTGTCCTTGTTAACGGTTCGTATTCCCGTCTCGATTCGACGGCAGCGGCCAAGGTTGGCCGATGGGTGAATGACGGCGGCAACCTCATCGCCTTCGAAGGAGGAGCCAAGTGGGTCGTTGACAACAAGCTCATGGATGAATCTCTGAAAAGTGCCGAAAAGGATACATTGGACATCCCTTACAACAAAATTGCGGCCGCCAGAGGTGCACAGAGAATCGGCGGTTCCATCTTTGAAGCGAAACTCGACATTACCCATCCCGTAGCATTCGGCTACGATGACCGGGTAGCACTGTTCAGGCGCAACACCAACTTCTACAAGAAGTCAGCCAAGCCGGGAGCAAACGTGGGCATCTATACGGACACTCCACTCCTGAGCGGTTACATTTCTGAGGATAACCTGGCGAAGATCGAGGGGACGGCGGCTATCATAGCCCGACGGTCGGGGAGAGGAAGTGTAGTTCTATTCGCTGACAATCTAAATTTCCGCGCTTTCTGGTACGGCACCAACGGGCTGTTCTTGAATGCCGTCTTTTTCGGACAAACATTCTGA
- a CDS encoding M20/M25/M40 family metallo-hydrolase, whose amino-acid sequence MKKAVTILLVVLIFFTAGFSKGLTKTERKIRNYVEKHTEEAIDLLAKVVNINSGSLNIEGNKTVGAIFRTELDQLGFDTHWVTYPDSVRRAGHLFAEMRGGEGKRLVLIGHLDTVFEPDHPLQKFTRDGDTAYGPGVSDMKGGDVSMIYAMRALDHIGVLKEMNLTLVFIGDEEKLGAPASIVRKELVEAGKWADIGLGFEGAHGMSTGTVARRSSSSWMLTTTGRQGHSSQIFKEKLGYGAIFEAARILNAFREELVGEEYLTFNPGTFVGGTDVTYNPVTSRGTVFGKTNVVSQSVTVHGGIRTISMEQLGSARERMEEIVSNNLPGTTARIEFKDGYPAMAPTEANYALLDELEKVNIDLGYGSLEPLDPAKRGAADISFVAPHVDASLAGMGPDGFGEHSSSEGLDLTSLPKTTTRAAILIYRLTQ is encoded by the coding sequence ATGAAGAAAGCAGTCACAATCTTGCTGGTCGTACTAATCTTTTTCACGGCCGGTTTTTCGAAGGGACTAACCAAAACAGAAAGGAAAATCCGCAATTATGTGGAAAAGCACACCGAGGAGGCGATTGATCTATTGGCAAAAGTGGTCAACATCAATAGTGGATCTCTCAATATTGAAGGCAATAAGACGGTGGGCGCGATCTTTAGAACCGAGCTGGATCAGCTCGGGTTTGATACACACTGGGTGACGTACCCGGACAGCGTCAGACGGGCGGGACATCTGTTCGCCGAAATGCGCGGCGGCGAGGGAAAGAGGCTCGTACTGATCGGGCACCTGGATACAGTATTTGAACCGGATCATCCTCTTCAGAAGTTTACTCGAGACGGAGATACGGCTTACGGGCCGGGTGTCTCGGATATGAAAGGCGGCGATGTGTCCATGATTTATGCTATGAGAGCCTTGGATCATATCGGCGTATTGAAAGAGATGAACCTGACGCTGGTATTTATTGGCGATGAAGAAAAATTAGGTGCGCCTGCATCTATTGTGCGCAAGGAACTGGTGGAAGCAGGGAAGTGGGCCGACATCGGTCTCGGGTTTGAAGGGGCACACGGTATGAGCACCGGAACAGTGGCCCGGCGCAGTTCCTCCTCGTGGATGTTAACCACCACCGGCAGGCAAGGTCATTCTTCGCAGATATTCAAAGAAAAACTCGGCTATGGCGCCATCTTCGAAGCGGCGCGGATTCTGAATGCGTTCCGGGAAGAATTGGTGGGGGAGGAGTATCTTACTTTCAATCCGGGTACATTCGTAGGTGGGACTGATGTGACATACAATCCAGTAACGTCCCGCGGAACCGTTTTTGGCAAGACCAATGTAGTGTCGCAGTCAGTCACGGTACACGGCGGTATCCGTACCATTTCCATGGAGCAGTTGGGCAGTGCACGGGAACGGATGGAGGAAATCGTGTCCAACAATCTACCTGGTACGACGGCCAGAATTGAATTCAAGGACGGCTATCCCGCCATGGCGCCAACAGAAGCCAACTATGCGCTTCTGGATGAGTTAGAAAAGGTAAACATCGATCTTGGATACGGGTCACTGGAACCACTTGATCCGGCCAAAAGGGGAGCGGCCGATATCTCTTTCGTAGCGCCCCATGTGGATGCCTCTCTGGCAGGGATGGGTCCCGATGGATTCGGTGAACATTCCTCCAGTGAAGGGCTGGATTTGACATCTCTTCCGAAGACCACCACCCGGGCAGCTATATTGATCTATCGTCTGACGCAGTAA
- a CDS encoding D-aminoacylase, whose translation MRAKPLVKGVTTICLLAILFLSCDSSVGVFDLVISNGVIVDGTGNPWYRGDIGVRKGKIARVGALADSKSKRVIEATGLVVSPGFIDMHTHTERKMLDFPDVENYIRQGVTTVVGGNCGSSPYPVGDYFADVERTGVSLNLALLVGHNTVRKKVMGAEDRSPTAEEMEQMKQLVERAMAEGAVGMSTGLKYIPGAYSKTGEVVKLAKVAADYGGFYATHMREEGLGLFESVAEAIQIGTEAGVPVQISHHKAVGKSMWGGSEKTLQMIDAAARTGLDITVDQYPYPATSTGLTVVFPAWSLAGEREELKNRLDDSESRARIKKAIVNNILFDRGGGDPASIVVSSYAEDTSLEGKNLAEITQMRGMSPTADNAAEVLMELVYAGKGSGIYHCLHEDDIKRIMQHPRTMHASDGSTIEFGAAKPHPRSYGTYPRVLGRYVREEGVISLEEAIRKMTSLPAQRLSLQDRGLIKEGMWADIVVFDPDSVIDTATWLEPHRYPEGIPYVLVNGRPVIDGGNRTEVFSGKILYGAGKKEEK comes from the coding sequence ATGAGAGCAAAGCCACTTGTCAAGGGAGTCACAACGATCTGTCTACTGGCTATTCTTTTTTTGAGTTGTGACAGTTCAGTGGGAGTTTTCGATCTCGTCATTTCGAATGGCGTTATAGTAGACGGTACTGGCAATCCGTGGTACCGTGGGGATATTGGCGTCAGGAAAGGGAAGATTGCACGCGTCGGCGCTCTCGCAGATTCCAAGTCAAAGAGAGTTATTGAAGCTACCGGCCTTGTGGTGTCGCCCGGATTTATAGATATGCATACTCACACCGAAAGGAAGATGCTCGATTTTCCGGATGTTGAAAACTATATCCGTCAGGGGGTGACAACGGTGGTGGGCGGCAATTGTGGAAGTTCTCCGTATCCTGTTGGCGATTATTTTGCAGATGTGGAACGGACAGGTGTGTCGCTGAATCTTGCCCTTTTGGTAGGGCACAACACGGTTCGGAAGAAAGTGATGGGAGCGGAGGATCGGTCACCCACGGCTGAAGAAATGGAACAGATGAAACAGTTGGTGGAGCGCGCCATGGCGGAAGGTGCGGTGGGAATGTCTACCGGTCTGAAATACATTCCCGGAGCCTATTCGAAGACCGGAGAAGTAGTCAAACTGGCAAAGGTTGCGGCAGACTATGGCGGCTTCTATGCCACCCATATGCGTGAAGAGGGGCTGGGACTCTTTGAGTCTGTGGCTGAAGCCATCCAAATTGGTACGGAGGCGGGAGTTCCGGTACAGATTTCTCATCATAAAGCAGTGGGCAAGTCCATGTGGGGCGGCAGTGAAAAAACGCTTCAGATGATCGATGCGGCGGCGAGAACAGGACTGGACATTACCGTGGATCAGTATCCGTATCCCGCCACCAGCACGGGGTTGACGGTGGTGTTCCCTGCATGGTCTCTGGCGGGCGAGAGAGAAGAACTGAAGAACCGCCTCGATGATTCGGAGAGCCGTGCGAGGATAAAGAAGGCCATCGTCAACAATATACTCTTCGACCGCGGTGGCGGCGATCCGGCCAGCATCGTAGTATCGTCATATGCGGAGGACACATCGCTGGAAGGGAAAAACTTAGCTGAAATCACACAGATGCGTGGCATGTCGCCTACTGCGGACAATGCTGCCGAAGTGCTGATGGAGTTGGTCTACGCAGGGAAGGGAAGCGGGATCTATCACTGTCTCCACGAAGACGACATCAAGAGGATCATGCAGCATCCGCGCACAATGCACGCCTCTGACGGTTCAACCATCGAGTTCGGTGCGGCAAAACCCCACCCGCGGAGCTATGGCACCTATCCCAGAGTTTTGGGGCGGTACGTGAGGGAAGAAGGGGTCATCAGCTTGGAGGAAGCAATCCGGAAGATGACTTCACTGCCGGCACAGCGACTGAGCCTTCAGGACAGGGGACTCATCAAAGAAGGGATGTGGGCGGACATAGTTGTCTTTGATCCGGACAGTGTCATCGACACAGCCACATGGCTGGAGCCCCATCGGTATCCTGAAGGTATCCCCTATGTACTGGTGAATGGACGCCCGGTGATTGATGGAGGCAACAGGACAGAAGTATTCTCTGGCAAAATCCTTTACGGAGCTGGTAAGAAGGAGGAAAAATGA